Proteins found in one Sphaeramia orbicularis chromosome 8, fSphaOr1.1, whole genome shotgun sequence genomic segment:
- the hsd17b1 gene encoding 17-beta-hydroxysteroid dehydrogenase type 1 encodes MDKKVVLITGCSSGIGLSLAVRLASDPKKTYKVYATMRNLTKKERLLDCIKGLHQDTLDILQMDVTDRTSILNARDKIVEKRVDILVCNAGVGLMGPLEVQSMDVMRQILDVNLLGTIQTIQAFLPDMKAQGEGRILVTGSTGGLHGLPFNEVYCASKFAVEGACESLAVLLKHFNIHVSLIECGPVNTDFLINLQKAELGDTSLQNVDPQTLSLYEKFLQHCGSVFQNAAQDTEDIVKVFLDAIQSPSPAFRYFTSGFVPPLTELKLTHPDGLQYISAMSDHIFSDNEQQRP; translated from the exons ATGGACAAGAAGGTGGTGCTGATCACAGGCTGTTCCTCTGGGATTGGACTCAGCCTGGCCGTCCGACTGGCCTCTGACCCCAAGAAAACATATAAAG TCTATGCTACAATGAGGAACTTGACCAAGAAGGAGCGTCTTTTGGACTGCATAAAAGGCCTGCACCAGGACACCTTGGATATTCTCCAAATGGACGTGACTGATCGCACGTCCATCCTGAACGCACGGGACAAGATTGTAGAGAAGCGAGTGGACATCCTGG TGTGTAATGCTGGGGTCGGTTTGATGGGGCCTCTGGAGGTGCAGTCCATGGATGTGATGAGGCAGATTCTGGATGTCAACCTCCTGGGAACCATCCAGACCATCCAAGCCTTCCTGCCGGACATGAAGGCCCAGGGTGAAGGTCGTATCCTGGTGACAGGCAGCACCGGAGGGCTTCATG GTCTGCCTTTTAATGAAGTCTACTGTGCGAGCAAATTTGCAGTAGAGGGAGCATGTGAGAGTTTGGCTGTCCTCCTGAAACACTTCAATATCCA TGTGAGTCTTATCGAGTGTGGTCCCGTCAACACTGACTTCCTGATCAACCTCCAGAAGGCAGAACTCGGGGACACGTCTCTGCAGAACGTCGATCCTCAAACACTCAGCCTCTATGAAAAATTCCTCCAGCATTGTGGCTCTGTTTTCCAAAACGCAGCCCAGGACACTGAGGACATTGTAAAG GTTTTCCTAGACGCCATCCAGTCCCCCAGCCCCGCGTTCAGATACTTCACCAGCGGTTTTGTGCCACCGCTCACTGAACTGAAGCTCACACATCCAGACGGTTTACAGTACATCAGTGCTATGAGCGATCACATTTTCTCAGATAACGAACAGCAGCGTCCATGA